A genomic window from Streptomyces sp. NBC_01429 includes:
- a CDS encoding CPBP family intramembrane glutamic endopeptidase, whose product MRLVLQLAAVAAVAFIGGQGVAAVAGNPWLTLALGVGTAVLAVLVYGWVVRRTEHRPSVEVAREGAGAAIGRGTLIGVAMFVAVIANIAFLGHYEINGLGSATGAVGLFGFMAAAAVTEELLFRGVLFRIIEERAGTWIALVLTGTVFGLAHLLNPNASLWGAVAIAIEAGGMLAAAYIATRSLWLPIGVHFGWNFAAAGIFSTEVSGNNTPQGLLDTTTSGPALITGGDFGPEGSLYSVLFGVLATVAFMWLAHRRGHLVPRRRRAGRVDAATKLPQ is encoded by the coding sequence ATGAGGCTGGTCCTGCAGCTGGCGGCCGTCGCGGCCGTCGCTTTCATCGGCGGGCAGGGTGTCGCCGCGGTGGCGGGGAATCCGTGGCTCACGCTCGCGCTCGGTGTCGGGACAGCCGTGCTCGCGGTGCTTGTCTACGGGTGGGTGGTGCGGCGGACCGAGCACCGCCCGTCCGTGGAGGTGGCCAGGGAAGGTGCCGGGGCCGCCATCGGCCGGGGCACACTGATCGGCGTCGCGATGTTCGTGGCCGTCATCGCCAACATCGCCTTCCTGGGGCACTACGAGATCAACGGGCTGGGCTCGGCGACGGGTGCGGTGGGGCTGTTCGGCTTCATGGCCGCGGCCGCCGTGACGGAGGAACTGCTCTTCCGCGGCGTCCTGTTCCGCATCATCGAGGAACGCGCCGGCACATGGATCGCTCTGGTGCTGACCGGCACGGTGTTCGGCCTGGCGCACTTGCTCAACCCGAACGCCAGCCTGTGGGGCGCCGTCGCCATCGCGATCGAGGCCGGCGGCATGCTCGCCGCCGCGTACATCGCCACCCGCAGTCTGTGGCTGCCGATCGGCGTGCATTTCGGCTGGAACTTCGCCGCGGCCGGCATCTTCAGCACAGAGGTATCGGGCAACAACACCCCGCAAGGACTGCTGGACACCACGACGTCGGGCCCGGCGCTGATCACGGGTGGCGACTTCGGCCCGGAGGGAAGTTTGTACTCGGTGCTGTTCGGTGTGCTGGCGACGGTCGCGTTCATGTGGCTGGCCCACAGGCGCGGTCATCTGGTGCCACGCCGTCGGCGCGCCGGGCGGGTCGATGCCGCCACTAAGCTTCCCCAGTGA
- a CDS encoding zf-HC2 domain-containing protein, with translation MSVEHASARIIDAYARGDTELAADEEWALEAHLEACGVCRGRLATAVTARAPAVTSLLDTVWSGLEPHLATAPVPRTRRRAWLPVWAPPATVPWLAMVVGVTLLAVLMDPAVSWSVGSVFTTVPVSPVLLAAPLLPVLGVAASWSRGLDPGWELTASAPRAGLDLVLRRTACVLAVVIPALLVAGWLTGVMVAQWLLPCLAFTSATLALGGAVGVSRAAAALTVAWVAVGVAPSLAGDGLTFALRTDVLPLWGLLLALGTGVVVARRGAYSVLEAHR, from the coding sequence ATGAGTGTGGAACACGCGTCGGCCCGGATCATCGACGCCTACGCGCGCGGTGACACGGAACTCGCCGCCGACGAGGAATGGGCACTGGAGGCCCATCTGGAGGCGTGCGGAGTGTGCCGCGGCCGGCTCGCGACCGCCGTCACGGCGCGGGCGCCCGCTGTGACGTCACTGCTCGACACGGTGTGGTCCGGTCTCGAACCCCACCTGGCCACCGCCCCCGTACCGCGCACGCGGCGCCGGGCGTGGCTGCCGGTCTGGGCGCCGCCCGCGACAGTGCCGTGGCTGGCCATGGTCGTCGGTGTGACACTGCTGGCGGTGCTGATGGACCCTGCCGTGTCGTGGTCAGTCGGGTCGGTCTTCACCACCGTCCCGGTGTCGCCGGTGCTGCTGGCCGCCCCGCTCCTGCCCGTACTCGGTGTGGCGGCCTCGTGGTCGCGCGGGCTCGACCCGGGCTGGGAGCTGACGGCCTCCGCACCGCGGGCCGGACTCGATCTGGTGCTGCGGCGCACGGCGTGCGTACTCGCCGTCGTCATCCCCGCGCTGCTGGTGGCCGGCTGGCTGACGGGGGTGATGGTCGCGCAGTGGCTGCTGCCCTGCCTGGCCTTCACCTCCGCGACCCTGGCGCTCGGAGGCGCCGTCGGTGTGTCACGCGCCGCCGCCGCGCTGACGGTCGCGTGGGTGGCCGTGGGCGTCGCACCGTCGCTGGCCGGAGACGGCCTGACCTTCGCCCTGCGGACAGACGTCCTGCCCCTCTGGGGACTGCTCCTCGCCCTCGGCACCGGAGTCGTGGTCGCCCGCCGGGGCGCCTACTCCGTACTGGAAGCCCATCGATGA
- a CDS encoding ABC transporter ATP-binding protein, producing MNTEEERTMMSAVSAARIAPQTYAWEVRATGLKVRVGKKRMAVDGLDLSLGTGVHGLLGPNGAGKTTLIRTMATVRRPTEGTLELLGESTSGLGEHRALRRRIGYLPQEFGYYKRFTVREFVEYMAWLKEVPKADIPGAVQHAVERVGMADRADDRMKALSGGMVRRVGIAQAIVNDPKILLLDEPTVGLDPAQRLRFRELLQQLGTDTCVVVSTHLVEDVAAACTGVVLFDEGRLVFQGTPAELAAAGTPDHVGDSPLERGYSALLSHTEQGKGTW from the coding sequence ATGAACACAGAAGAGGAACGCACCATGATGAGCGCGGTGAGCGCGGCTCGGATCGCGCCCCAGACGTATGCCTGGGAGGTCCGGGCCACCGGACTGAAGGTCAGGGTCGGCAAGAAGCGCATGGCCGTCGACGGACTCGACCTGTCGCTCGGCACGGGCGTGCACGGCCTGCTCGGTCCCAACGGAGCCGGCAAGACGACCCTGATCCGGACCATGGCCACGGTACGGCGCCCGACGGAAGGCACCCTGGAACTCCTCGGCGAGTCCACGAGCGGCCTGGGCGAACACCGCGCGCTGCGCCGCCGGATCGGCTATCTGCCGCAGGAGTTCGGCTACTACAAGCGCTTCACGGTGCGCGAGTTCGTGGAGTACATGGCGTGGCTGAAGGAGGTGCCCAAGGCGGACATTCCCGGGGCGGTCCAGCACGCGGTGGAGCGCGTGGGCATGGCGGACCGGGCCGACGACCGGATGAAGGCCCTCTCGGGCGGCATGGTGCGGCGGGTCGGGATCGCCCAGGCCATCGTCAACGACCCGAAGATCCTTCTGCTGGACGAGCCGACGGTCGGACTCGACCCCGCCCAACGGCTGCGCTTCCGCGAACTGCTGCAGCAGCTCGGCACCGACACGTGTGTGGTCGTCTCCACGCACCTGGTGGAGGACGTCGCCGCCGCCTGCACCGGAGTGGTGCTCTTCGACGAGGGCAGGCTGGTGTTCCAGGGCACCCCGGCCGAACTGGCCGCGGCGGGCACCCCCGACCATGTGGGCGACAGCCCGCTGGAGCGCGGCTACTCGGCGCTGCTCTCCCACACCGAGCAGGGAAAGGGCACCTGGTGA
- a CDS encoding aminotransferase class I/II-fold pyridoxal phosphate-dependent enzyme, which produces MNTFIQDAALVAVRSREEDVARMRSAYEVRREIMRTELAAIPGLTLSSPEGAFYQFPGYDIDLPSVEVVAALRTHGVAVRPGSEFGARGRSTFDCRTLRARNPSPRASAGWPRASRPCGERRLARDGESTHAQ; this is translated from the coding sequence GTGAACACCTTCATCCAGGACGCCGCGCTCGTCGCGGTGCGGAGCCGCGAGGAGGATGTCGCCCGGATGCGGAGCGCGTACGAGGTCCGGCGCGAGATCATGCGGACGGAACTCGCCGCGATCCCCGGCCTCACCCTCAGCTCGCCGGAGGGAGCGTTCTACCAATTCCCCGGATACGACATCGACTTGCCTTCCGTGGAGGTCGTCGCCGCGCTGCGCACGCACGGTGTCGCCGTCCGCCCCGGAAGCGAGTTCGGAGCCCGGGGGAGGAGCACCTTCGACTGTCGTACGCTGCGAGCCCGGAATCCATCACCGAGGGCGTCCGCCGGCTGGCCCAGGGCCTCTCGGCCCTGCGGTGAACGCCGCCTCGCTCGCGACGGGGAGTCGACCCATGCGCAGTGA
- a CDS encoding RNA polymerase sigma factor: MRPGRAALRELDEERLVRLVAKGDRAAFEELYRRTSPWLAVRMRRRCADEQIVAEVMQETYLAVWRAAGGFDGSATGGSAVGWLWTIAARRLVDAFRRRAHHAQPPPAAAQASSAPAAEEQVLAATVGGDVGDALRCLAPELRQVLQAMVLDGLSVRETAVLLKLPEGTVKTRARRARIVMREALS; encoded by the coding sequence GTGAGACCAGGGAGAGCGGCACTGCGGGAGTTGGACGAGGAGCGCCTCGTGCGGCTGGTGGCCAAGGGCGACCGTGCCGCGTTCGAGGAGTTGTACCGGCGCACCTCACCGTGGCTGGCGGTGCGGATGCGCCGCCGTTGCGCGGATGAGCAGATCGTCGCCGAGGTCATGCAGGAGACCTATCTCGCGGTGTGGCGCGCGGCGGGCGGGTTCGACGGGTCCGCGACCGGAGGGTCCGCCGTCGGATGGCTGTGGACCATCGCGGCGCGCCGTCTGGTCGACGCGTTCCGGCGCAGGGCTCACCACGCACAGCCGCCGCCGGCGGCGGCACAGGCTTCCTCGGCGCCCGCCGCCGAGGAGCAGGTGCTCGCCGCGACCGTCGGCGGTGATGTGGGGGACGCGCTGCGGTGCCTCGCGCCGGAGCTCAGACAGGTACTACAGGCCATGGTGCTCGACGGTCTCTCCGTGCGGGAGACGGCCGTCCTGCTCAAGCTGCCCGAGGGCACGGTCAAGACCCGGGCCCGCCGGGCCCGGATCGTGATGAGGGAGGCACTTTCATGA